One window of Cuculus canorus isolate bCucCan1 chromosome 10, bCucCan1.pri, whole genome shotgun sequence genomic DNA carries:
- the MCTS1 gene encoding malignant T-cell-amplified sequence 1 isoform X2 translates to MFKKFDEKENVSNCIQLKTSVIKGIKNQLIDQFPVIEPWLNQIMPKKDPVKIVRCHEHIEILTVNGELLFFRQREGIFYPTLRLLHKYPFILPHQQVDKGAIKFVLSGANIMCPGLTSPGAKLYPAAVDTVVAIMAEGKQHALCVGVMKMSAEDIEKVNKGIGIENIHYLNDGLWHMKTYK, encoded by the exons ATGTTCAAGAA ATTTGATGAAAAGGAGAATGTATCAAACTGCATCCAGCTGAAGACGTCGGTTATTAAAGGCATTAAGAATCAACTGATAGACCAGTTTCCTGTTATTGAACCATGGCTAAACCAAATTATGCCAAAGAAAGACCCAGTCAAAATAGTAAGATG TCATGAACATATAGAAATCCTCACTGTGAATGGGGAGTTGCTGTTCTTCAGACAAAGAGAAGGGATTTTTTACCCGACACTAAGGTTGCTTCACAAAT ACCCATTTATTCTACCGCATCAGCAGGTTGATAAAGGTGCCATTAAATTTGTACTAAGTGGAGCTAATATAATGTGCCCTGGCCTGACGTCTCCTGGAGCAAAACTTTACCCTGCTGCTGTCGATACTGTTGTT GCAATAATGGCAGAGGGAAAACAACATGCGTTATGTGTGGGAGTAATGAAGATGTCAGCTGAGGACAt TGAGAAGGTCAACAAAGGGATTGGTATTGAAAATATCCACTATTTAAATGATGGCCTTTGGCATATGAAGACATACAAGTGA
- the MCTS1 gene encoding malignant T-cell-amplified sequence 1 isoform X1, whose amino-acid sequence MFKKFDEKENVSNCIQLKTSVIKGIKNQLIDQFPVIEPWLNQIMPKKDPVKIVRCHEHIEILTVNGELLFFRQREGIFYPTLRLLHKYPFILPHQQVDKGAIKFVLSGANIMCPGLTSPGAKLYPAAVDTVVVSFFNDELLLAICVSIVQNLGIQNGLTNVQFLAEGAKLCSPSVRHKGRNGG is encoded by the exons ATGTTCAAGAA ATTTGATGAAAAGGAGAATGTATCAAACTGCATCCAGCTGAAGACGTCGGTTATTAAAGGCATTAAGAATCAACTGATAGACCAGTTTCCTGTTATTGAACCATGGCTAAACCAAATTATGCCAAAGAAAGACCCAGTCAAAATAGTAAGATG TCATGAACATATAGAAATCCTCACTGTGAATGGGGAGTTGCTGTTCTTCAGACAAAGAGAAGGGATTTTTTACCCGACACTAAGGTTGCTTCACAAAT ACCCATTTATTCTACCGCATCAGCAGGTTGATAAAGGTGCCATTAAATTTGTACTAAGTGGAGCTAATATAATGTGCCCTGGCCTGACGTCTCCTGGAGCAAAACTTTACCCTGCTGCTGTCGATACTGTTGTTGTATCCTTCTTTAATGACGAACTACTGCTTGCT atTTGTGTCTCAATTGTTCAGAACCTTGGGATCCAAAATGGCCTCACAAATGTGCAGTTTCTTGCAGAAGGGGCGAAACTGTGCTCTCCCAGTGTTAGgcacaaaggaagaaatggagGGTAG
- the C1GALT1C1 gene encoding C1GALT1-specific chaperone 1 — MISESSSFVKGVVLGGAFCMLVTLLGHIKVGHGTKAHHHEHHHIQAPNKEDVLNLSEGERAELSTSIRIYCIILVKPKDLGHWAAVKETWSKHCDRAEFYSSENVKVFDSVPLNTNDMWAMMRKAYKITYEHYKDEFNWFFLAYPKTFAIIENLKYFLLKKDPSQPFYIGHTVKSGDLEYVNGEGGIVLSIESLRRFSHILEDSDKCPEQGGMIWKLAEDKQLAICLKYTGVFAENAEDSEGKDIFNTKSVGTLIKEAMSSHPQQVVDGCCSDMAVTFSGLAPNQMHVMMYGVYRLRPYGHTYNDALVFLPPPGSDND, encoded by the coding sequence ATGATTTCTGAAAGCAGCTCCTTCGTGAAGGGCGTGGTGCTCGGAGGAGCCTTCTGCATGTTGGTGACGCTCCTCGGACACATTAAGGTGGGCCACGGGACTAAAGCGCATCACCATGAGCACCATCACATCCAGGCTCCCAACAAAGAAGATGTCTTAAACCTTTCAGAAGGCGAACGTGCAGAGCTTAGTACGAGTATCCGCATTTATTGTATCATCCTTGTGAAGCCAAAAGATCTGGGGCACTGGGCTGCAGTGAAAGAAACGTGGAGCAAGCACTGTGACAGGGCGGAATTCTACAGCTCCGAAAACGTCAAAGTGTTCGATTCTGTACCCCTCAACACAAATGATATGTGGGCGATGATGAGAAAAGCTTACAAGATAACTTACGAACACTATAAAGATGAATTCAACTGGTTTTTCCTTGCATATCCAAAAACATTTGCTATTATTGAAAATCTCAAgtatttcttactgaaaaaagATCCTTCGCAGCCTTTTTATATTGGCCATACTGTGAAATCTGGTGACCTTGAGTACGTAAATGGGGAGGGAGGAATAGTGTTAAGCATTGAATCACTAAGACGATTCTCCCACATTCTAGAAGACTCTGACAAGTGTCCGGAGCAGGGAGGTATGATTtggaaacttgctgaggataAACAGCTCGCAATCTGCCTGAAGTATACCGGAGTGTttgctgaaaatgcagaagattcagaaggaaaagacatCTTTAACACTAAGTCTGTCGGTACGCTCATTAAGGAAGCAATGTCCAGTCACCCTCAGCAGGTGGTGGATGGCTGCTGCTCGGACATGGCAGTCACATTCAGTGGGCTGGCCCCCAACCAAATGCACGTGATGATGTATGGCGTTTACAGGCTGAGACCCTACGGCCACACGTACAACGATGCACTTGTCTTTCTTCCGCCTCCAGGTTCAGACAATGACTGA